Sequence from the Candidatus Obscuribacterales bacterium genome:
GATGTGCCGATATTTTGCAAACCTGCCCGGATCATCTGCTGTTCTAGCAACGCAAAGAATCGAGAGCGATCGCCCCCTCGCACCACCGCTTGGTTATGAGCTTCCGCCAACGCCACCGGATAGCCGTAGCCCTTTTGCACCTGGGTGAGCGTCAAACTAAGGGCAATGTCTCGCAAGGTGTCATCCAACGCCACCCACTCTGGCATCTCAATGCGGGCAATCTCAGACCCCACATGGGCATAGCAAAAGTAAATCGTATGCTCGCCATAGAGAGACAGAATATGGGCCGAACTGCGCCAAAAGGGGCCGCGCTGCCCCGGCTGCAACCGTAATCCCCAAAGCACCGTATCCCGCAGGGGCGTTAATACCTGGCAGGGGGCATTCTCTGACTGACCGGCACAATGGGTTTGGCAATCGGGCGTGGCATGGGGGCAGGTATGCAGCCGCAAAAAGTTCATGGCTTCACTGCTGCGGGAGGCGCTTAGGTAACCCACCAAGGGAATACGGGCGGCGCGCAGACCTTCCCATGCGGCAAGAATAGGGGGCAGGAGGCGATCGCGGGCCTCATGGGGCAGGGGATCTAAAAACCAGTAAATCAACGAACCATCCACCATGGCTAGGCTAGGAGCTGCCTCTGGTTGGGGAG
This genomic interval carries:
- a CDS encoding DNA double-strand break repair nuclease NurA, which gives rise to MLDLTKLAQQMQGIGQHLNQEAATVRQRLDRATVLVAQAAERQTELVAHHDTWGDRLGFTAACPIEPLDTALPLTAAPNAHSVLATDGSQIAPSHHEIAYCYLVNVGRVALHYGQSRYPLLDSLPEVFYRAEDLYVSRQWGIRTEEWMGYQRTVSEAAALADLAIASQSPQPEAAPSLAMVDGSLIYWFLDPLPHEARDRLLPPILAAWEGLRAARIPLVGYLSASRSSEAMNFLRLHTCPHATPDCQTHCAGQSENAPCQVLTPLRDTVLWGLRLQPGQRGPFWRSSAHILSLYGEHTIYFCYAHVGSEIARIEMPEWVALDDTLRDIALSLTLTQVQKGYGYPVALAEAHNQAVVRGGDRSRFFALLEQQMIRAGLQNIGTSYKEARKRGSIA